CGGCAAGACGGATCGCACAGGCCCTCCCAAAGCCTTCGCCCCGATGGATCGGGGCAAGGGACGGACGCTACGGATAGTTGCCCTCGGCGGCGGGACGGGGCTCGCCACGCTTCTGACGGGACTCAAGAAGTACGTCGGGCCTCAAGGGCCGCTTGAGCCGGAAGAATTGACGGCGCTGGTAACGGTGACCGACGACGGCGGGAGTTCGGGCCGGCTGCGCCGCGACTTCCGCATGCTCCCTCCGGGCGACATCCGCAACTGCATGGTGGCCCTCTCCGAGGATGCCGCTCTGCTCGCCCGTCTCTTTCGCTATCGCTTTGCTTCCGGCAGAGGTCTCAAAGGACACAGCTTCGGCAATCTCTTCCTGACCGCCCTGACCCATGTCACCGGCGATTTTGCCGAAGCCGTCAAACTCTCGAGCGAAGTGCTCGCCATCCGGGGACAAATTTTTCCCTCCACCACCCAGAACGTCACCCTGCGCGCAACCCTGGAGGACGTCCGGAGGGTGGATGGTGAAACCCGCATCACCGCCAGCAAAGGCCGCATACGCCGCATCGAGCTGGTTCCGCCGAACGCCCGCCCCTTGCCGGAAGCGCTGCGCGCCGTCGAGGAAGCCGACCTGATCACCATCGGCCCCGGGTCGCTTTTCACCAGCATGATTCCGAACCTGTTGGTGCGCGGGATGGCCAAAAAGATCCGCCAGTCGAAGGCCACCAAGGTCTTCATCTGCAATCTCATGACGCAACCCCACGAATCGATCGGCTTGACGGCCGCGCAGCACGTCGAGGCTATCCATGACCATGCCGGAGGAAAATTGATCAATTGGGTGGTGCTCAATGGAAAAGCTGTTTCCCCGGCCCTGCTGGAAAAGTATCGCCGCCAGGGGGCCGACCAGGTTCGAAACGACCTTGAGGCGCTCGATCGCCTCGGGGTGGGTTACATCGTCGAGGACCTTCTGGTCGAGGACCGCGTGGCCCGGCACGACCCTGATAAGCTCGCTCAACTCCTTCTTCTGCGCATTCCTTGATTGGGTTCTCATTGTCAAAATCTTTTGAACAGGCGAGAATACCTGCGTCGGCTACGCACCGGAGTCACGCGCTGTGAAACATCCTGAACTCGCTGTTCTCATTCTTGCCGCCGGCAAAGGCACCCGGATCAAATCCAACCTGGCCAAGGTGCTGCACCGGGCGGGTGGGAGAACGCTTTTGGAAGCCGTGCTCGCCGCGGTCAAACCGCTTGGCGCCCGCGCCGTCTTTGTCGTGGTTGGGCACCAGGCCGAAGAGGTGGCTCGTATTGCCGAGGCAGCCGGAGCGAAAGTAATCATTCAGAAGCCCCAGCTCGGCACCGGCCACGCGGTCAGGGTAGCGCGCCGAAAACTCTCGCGGGGATTTGCTGACATCCTGATTCTTCCGGGGGACGCGCCTCTTGTCCGCACCCAAAGTCTCGCTGAGCTGCTCGAGTGTCATCGCCATGCCGGCGCCGCGGCCACCCTCATGACCGCCATCCTGCCCGATCCCACCGGCTACGGCAGAATTGTGCGCCGCGCCGCTGCCGTGGAACGCATTGTCGAGGAAAAGTCTCTCAAGCCGGACGAGCGCCAAATTGCCGAAGTCAACTCATCCATCTATGTTTTCCGCCCGCCCAAACTCTTTCCCCTCCTCGAACGGCTGGGCCGAAACAATCCGCACCGGGAGTTCTACCTCACCGACGTCATCGCCCTCCTGCGGGAAGCGGGCGAGGAGGTGGCCGGCTACACTGTCGCTGATTTTCACGAGGCGCTGGGCGCCAACACCCGCGCCGAACTGGCGGAAATGGACCGCATCCTCCGCCGGCGCAAGGCCGAAGCCTTGATGGCCGCAGGGGTGAGCATCTACATGCCGGAAACGGTGATGATTGACGCCGATGTTTCCGTCGGCGCCGACACCACCATCGAGCCGGGCGTCCAATTGCTCGGCAAGACAAAAATCGGTCGCGGCTGTTTGATTCGCTCCTATTCGGTTCTAACGGACGCTATCGTGGAGGACAGAGTCACTGTCCGCCCGTGGTGCCTTGTAACTCAATCCCGCCTCGGCAAGGACACCGTGGTGGGGCCCTTTGCTCACCTTCGCGACGGGGCGGAAATTCGCCCGGGGGCGCGCGTGGGCAACTACGTGGAGGTGAAAAAGTCCGTCCTGGGCGAAGGCGCCAAGGCGATGCATCTTTCCTACCTCGGCGACGCCAAAATCGGCAAGAAGACCAACATCGGCGCCGGCACCATCACCTGCAATTATGACGGCGTCAAAAAGAATCCCACCCGGATCGGCGACAACGTGTTTGTCGGCAGCGGTACCGAGCTGATCGCCCCCATCAAAATCGGAGATAAAGTCTATGTGGCGGCCGGTTCCACGTTAACGGAGAACGTGCCCTCGGGCGCACTTGCCGTCGCTCGCGCGCGACAGGTGAACAAACCGGGCTGGGTGCGGGCGCAGAAGCGAATCGCCGCCGCCGAAGCGCGGCGGCCCCGCACCAGGAAGACAGGCCAGCGAGGTGGACGCCGGGGCAAGAAACGGAGCCGGCGCCGTTGAGCCGTGTGCTAGAATGAATTTCTCTTTCAAGGGAGCCACCCGCGCATGAAATTTGGCGTCATCGTTTTTCCCGGCTCGAATTGCGACCACGACGCCTACCATGTCATCGGAAAAATTCTGGCGCAACCGGTCGAATGGGTCTGGCACCAGTCCGCCGCCGTCCACCACCTCGACGCCATCCTTCTTCCGGGAGGCTTTTCGTACGGCGACTACCTGCGCACCGGCGCCATTGCTCGCTTCTCACCGGTGATGAAGGCAGTGGAGAAATTTGCCGCGAGCGGCGGGTTGGTGCTGGGCGTTTGCAATGGCTTTCAGATTCTCTGCGAGGCGGGACTGCTGCCCGGGGCCTTCGTGCGCAACCGCTCGCTCAAGTTCATCTGCCGGCCCGTCCATCTGCGGGTCGAGACGACTGAGACGCCCTTCACCAACGTCTGCCGGAGGGGCCAGGTGCTCGAAATTCCCATCGCGCACGGCGACGGCAACTATGTTGTCGATCCCGATACCCTTTCCGAACTCGAGCAGCAAAATCGGATTGTGTTTCGCTACTCGACCCCGGCGGGCGAACTGCGCGATGAAGCCAATCCGAACGGTTCGACGGACGCGATCGCCGGTGTCTTGAATCGCGAGCGGAACGTTCTCGGGATGATGCCGCATCCGGAACGCGCTTCGGAATTGCTGATGGGCTCGGTGGATGGTCGGCTGATTTTTCAGTCCATGGTGGCCAGCCTCGTGACCCACTAGCGGCGTTCCCCAAGACTTCGGGACTCGCTTGACCTATCCTCATCAGGAGCAGTGCCCATGATCCGACGCGGCAGTGGATTTTTCTTTTGGGTGTGTCTCATCCTGGCGAACCCGGCTGGTCAGGGTTGGGCGCAATCGTCTGCCCAGCCGATCAACTGGGATGCGGCGCAGTCCGAGGCCGTCACGCTCTTGACGGACTACCTCAAAGCGGATACCAGCAACCCTCCGGGCAACGA
This DNA window, taken from Candidatus Acidiferrales bacterium, encodes the following:
- the purQ gene encoding phosphoribosylformylglycinamidine synthase subunit PurQ, which translates into the protein MKFGVIVFPGSNCDHDAYHVIGKILAQPVEWVWHQSAAVHHLDAILLPGGFSYGDYLRTGAIARFSPVMKAVEKFAASGGLVLGVCNGFQILCEAGLLPGAFVRNRSLKFICRPVHLRVETTETPFTNVCRRGQVLEIPIAHGDGNYVVDPDTLSELEQQNRIVFRYSTPAGELRDEANPNGSTDAIAGVLNRERNVLGMMPHPERASELLMGSVDGRLIFQSMVASLVTH
- a CDS encoding YvcK family protein → MHSQQTGGKTDRTGPPKAFAPMDRGKGRTLRIVALGGGTGLATLLTGLKKYVGPQGPLEPEELTALVTVTDDGGSSGRLRRDFRMLPPGDIRNCMVALSEDAALLARLFRYRFASGRGLKGHSFGNLFLTALTHVTGDFAEAVKLSSEVLAIRGQIFPSTTQNVTLRATLEDVRRVDGETRITASKGRIRRIELVPPNARPLPEALRAVEEADLITIGPGSLFTSMIPNLLVRGMAKKIRQSKATKVFICNLMTQPHESIGLTAAQHVEAIHDHAGGKLINWVVLNGKAVSPALLEKYRRQGADQVRNDLEALDRLGVGYIVEDLLVEDRVARHDPDKLAQLLLLRIP
- the glmU gene encoding bifunctional UDP-N-acetylglucosamine diphosphorylase/glucosamine-1-phosphate N-acetyltransferase GlmU, translated to MKHPELAVLILAAGKGTRIKSNLAKVLHRAGGRTLLEAVLAAVKPLGARAVFVVVGHQAEEVARIAEAAGAKVIIQKPQLGTGHAVRVARRKLSRGFADILILPGDAPLVRTQSLAELLECHRHAGAAATLMTAILPDPTGYGRIVRRAAAVERIVEEKSLKPDERQIAEVNSSIYVFRPPKLFPLLERLGRNNPHREFYLTDVIALLREAGEEVAGYTVADFHEALGANTRAELAEMDRILRRRKAEALMAAGVSIYMPETVMIDADVSVGADTTIEPGVQLLGKTKIGRGCLIRSYSVLTDAIVEDRVTVRPWCLVTQSRLGKDTVVGPFAHLRDGAEIRPGARVGNYVEVKKSVLGEGAKAMHLSYLGDAKIGKKTNIGAGTITCNYDGVKKNPTRIGDNVFVGSGTELIAPIKIGDKVYVAAGSTLTENVPSGALAVARARQVNKPGWVRAQKRIAAAEARRPRTRKTGQRGGRRGKKRSRRR